In a single window of the Agrobacterium fabrum str. C58 genome:
- a CDS encoding cytochrome-c peroxidase, giving the protein MMKPGFFLSAALAAAILLAPLGTGVDGIAAHGGEDYATLEKLGAVLFDDPNLSMNRTMACSTCHMQAAGFSDARESEKVGRDVSLGDDGISLGDRNAPTAAYAKFTPPFGKNAAGEYIGGQFWDGRASLLEDQAGGPPLNPVEMGMPDKAAVVKRLRENPDYVAAFGTQFGKDVFASDESAYAAMTKALASFERSDEFSTFDSKYDRFLRGEEKLTDQEELGRVLISSTQFTNCNTCHEIRGAKGLEDGLFTNHKYFNIGVPANTSVRAVNGSKPDAVDLGLAQNPAVAGDPAQRGKFKVPTLRNVAVTGPYMHNGVFKDLRTVVLFYVKYKSKKPSRQINPETGKTWDAPEVPENIAMTELTSAPALDDKRVDAIVAFLKTLTDRRYEHLLPKEDGQTAAPTAQPVLSVTPKAP; this is encoded by the coding sequence ATGATGAAACCCGGATTTTTTCTCTCTGCCGCTCTCGCTGCAGCCATTCTGCTGGCTCCTTTGGGCACCGGGGTCGACGGCATTGCCGCCCATGGCGGGGAAGATTATGCAACGCTGGAAAAGCTTGGCGCGGTCCTCTTCGACGATCCCAATCTCTCGATGAACCGCACCATGGCCTGTTCCACCTGCCATATGCAGGCGGCCGGGTTTTCCGATGCACGGGAGAGCGAAAAGGTCGGGCGGGATGTATCACTTGGCGATGACGGGATTTCCCTTGGCGACCGCAACGCGCCGACCGCTGCTTACGCGAAGTTCACGCCGCCTTTCGGCAAGAACGCGGCGGGAGAGTATATCGGCGGGCAATTCTGGGATGGCCGCGCCTCCTTGCTGGAAGATCAGGCGGGCGGGCCACCGCTCAATCCCGTCGAAATGGGCATGCCGGACAAGGCGGCTGTCGTGAAACGGCTCAGGGAGAACCCCGATTACGTCGCGGCTTTCGGCACGCAGTTCGGCAAGGATGTGTTCGCGAGCGACGAAAGCGCCTATGCCGCGATGACCAAGGCGCTGGCGAGCTTCGAGCGCTCGGACGAATTTTCCACCTTCGATTCCAAATATGACCGCTTTCTGCGCGGCGAAGAAAAGCTGACCGATCAGGAGGAGCTGGGCCGCGTTCTGATTTCGTCGACGCAGTTCACCAATTGCAATACCTGCCACGAAATCCGTGGTGCCAAGGGTCTGGAAGACGGCCTCTTTACCAACCACAAATATTTCAACATCGGTGTTCCCGCCAATACATCCGTCAGGGCTGTGAACGGCTCGAAGCCGGATGCTGTCGATCTCGGGCTGGCGCAAAACCCGGCCGTTGCCGGCGATCCAGCCCAGCGGGGCAAGTTCAAGGTGCCGACGTTGCGCAACGTCGCCGTGACCGGTCCTTATATGCACAATGGCGTTTTCAAAGATTTGCGCACGGTGGTGCTGTTCTACGTAAAATATAAGAGCAAGAAGCCTAGCCGTCAGATCAATCCGGAAACCGGCAAGACATGGGATGCACCCGAGGTGCCCGAGAATATTGCCATGACGGAACTGACATCCGCGCCGGCGCTGGACGACAAGCGGGTGGATGCCATCGTGGCATTTCTGAAGACGCTGACCGACCGTCGTTACGAGCATCTTCTGCCAAAGGAGGACGGGCAGACGGCGGCGCCAACTGCCCAGCCCGTTTTAAGCGTTACGCCGAAAGCGCCTTGA
- a CDS encoding cobyrinate a,c-diamide synthase: MTARAIIIGAPRSGSGKTSVTIGLLRAFARRGVKVRGIKTGPDYIDPGFHAFATGTPGLNLDSWAMQPDLLRHLFSQQTEDAELILIESAMGLFDGIPVAENRTGSAADLARLFRIPVLLVLDVSGQSQTAATIAHGFAHYDPDVTMGAVVLNRAGSERHRTLCTEAIEKIGLPVVGCVLRDPSLILPERHLGLVQASEHPEIDPHIDRLADAMEKSIDLDTLFSLAAPVDMPCGSVAAAIAPPGQRIALAEDAAFTFLYPHLRRHWRAAGAEIVPFSPLADEAPDESCDICWLPGGYPELFAGKLADAVGFKAGITRFAETKPVHGECGGYMVLGERLEDAEGVIHAMTGLLSHATSFATRKMNLGYRQATIAADSPLGMAGDVLRGHEFHYARVIDPGRDQPFAHMADGQGRPLGPSGGRRGFVSGTFFHAIAKGG, encoded by the coding sequence ATGACGGCGCGGGCAATCATCATCGGTGCGCCGCGCTCGGGCTCCGGCAAGACCAGTGTGACCATCGGCCTGCTCCGGGCTTTTGCGCGCCGCGGGGTGAAGGTGCGCGGCATCAAGACGGGGCCGGATTACATCGATCCCGGTTTTCATGCCTTCGCCACCGGCACACCCGGTCTCAATCTGGACAGCTGGGCCATGCAACCGGACCTGCTGCGACATCTGTTTTCGCAGCAGACCGAGGATGCGGAACTCATTCTCATCGAAAGCGCCATGGGCCTGTTCGACGGTATTCCCGTGGCGGAAAACCGCACCGGCTCGGCGGCGGATCTGGCGCGGCTGTTCCGCATTCCGGTTCTGCTGGTGCTGGATGTCTCCGGTCAGTCGCAGACGGCGGCTACCATTGCGCATGGTTTCGCCCACTACGATCCCGATGTCACCATGGGGGCGGTGGTGCTGAACCGGGCCGGCAGCGAAAGGCACCGGACGCTATGCACTGAAGCCATCGAAAAAATCGGCCTGCCCGTTGTCGGCTGCGTTCTGCGCGATCCTTCCCTCATCTTGCCGGAGCGGCACCTGGGGCTGGTGCAAGCGAGTGAACATCCGGAGATTGACCCCCATATAGACCGGCTCGCGGATGCGATGGAAAAATCCATCGATCTCGACACCCTGTTTTCGCTCGCCGCGCCGGTGGATATGCCCTGCGGTTCGGTGGCGGCGGCGATTGCGCCGCCCGGTCAGCGCATCGCGCTGGCGGAAGATGCGGCTTTCACCTTCCTTTATCCGCATCTTAGGAGGCATTGGCGTGCGGCCGGGGCGGAGATCGTGCCGTTTTCGCCGCTCGCCGATGAGGCGCCCGATGAGAGCTGCGATATTTGCTGGCTGCCGGGCGGGTATCCCGAGCTTTTTGCCGGAAAACTCGCCGATGCTGTCGGCTTCAAGGCGGGCATTACCCGTTTTGCAGAGACCAAGCCGGTGCATGGCGAGTGTGGCGGGTACATGGTGCTCGGTGAGAGGCTGGAAGATGCAGAGGGCGTGATCCATGCCATGACTGGTCTTCTGTCGCACGCCACGAGCTTTGCGACACGCAAGATGAATCTGGGCTACCGGCAGGCCACGATTGCGGCAGACAGCCCGCTCGGCATGGCGGGGGACGTTCTGCGCGGCCATGAGTTTCATTATGCCCGGGTCATCGATCCCGGCCGTGATCAGCCCTTCGCTCATATGGCTGACGGGCAGGGTCGTCCGCTCGGGCCATCGGGCGGCAGGAGAGGTTTTGTCTCGGGCACGTTCTTCCACGCGATCGCCAAAGGCGGTTGA
- a CDS encoding DUF1737 domain-containing protein: MKVYRFITGPDDAKFCHRVTEALNKGWELAGSPSYAFNAASGVMHCGQAVTKVVEGKEYHPDMKLGEQ; encoded by the coding sequence GTGAAGGTCTATCGTTTCATAACCGGTCCCGACGACGCGAAATTCTGTCACCGGGTCACCGAAGCCCTGAACAAGGGATGGGAACTTGCGGGTTCACCGAGCTATGCCTTCAACGCCGCAAGCGGCGTGATGCATTGCGGCCAGGCCGTGACCAAGGTCGTCGAAGGCAAGGAATACCATCCGGACATGAAGCTCGGCGAGCAATAA
- the leuD gene encoding 3-isopropylmalate dehydratase small subunit, producing MEKFTKLTGVAAPMPVVNIDTDMIIPKDYLKTIKRTGLGKGLFAESRYLEDGSPNPDFVLNKPAYQNAQILVAGDNFGCGSSREHAPWALLDFGIRCVISTSFADIFYNNCFKNGILPVVVSPENLEKLLDDASRGSNAVLSIDLERQEISGPDGGTITFEIDEFKRHCMLNGLDDIGLTLEHAGAIDTFEKANASVRPWA from the coding sequence ATGGAAAAATTTACCAAGCTGACGGGCGTCGCCGCGCCCATGCCGGTCGTCAATATTGACACCGACATGATCATTCCGAAAGATTATCTGAAGACCATCAAGCGCACCGGTCTCGGCAAGGGTCTTTTCGCCGAATCCCGTTATCTTGAAGACGGTTCGCCCAATCCCGATTTCGTGCTGAACAAGCCCGCCTACCAGAACGCCCAGATTCTCGTTGCCGGTGACAATTTCGGCTGCGGCTCGTCGCGCGAACATGCACCATGGGCACTGCTCGATTTCGGCATCCGTTGCGTCATCTCCACCAGCTTCGCCGACATCTTCTACAACAACTGTTTCAAGAACGGCATCCTGCCGGTTGTCGTCAGCCCCGAGAACCTCGAAAAGCTGCTGGACGACGCCTCGCGCGGCTCGAACGCCGTTCTCTCCATCGATCTGGAGCGCCAGGAAATCAGCGGTCCGGATGGTGGCACGATCACCTTCGAGATCGACGAATTCAAGCGACACTGCATGCTGAACGGTCTCGACGATATCGGCCTGACACTGGAACATGCCGGCGCCATCGACACGTTCGAAAAGGCGAACGCCTCCGTCCGTCCCTGGGCCTGA
- a CDS encoding cobalt-precorrin-5B (C(1))-methyltransferase, with translation METDGKTLRRGWTTGTCAAAATKAACAALLTGEFPYPVDVELPSGARPAFSLATEEKGENFARAGVVKDAGDDPDVTHGALIESTVRRGEPGSGITFRAGKGVGIITRPGLPLPPGEPAINPVPRRMIETAIREVAGENADFEVEISVRDGEKLAEKTLNGRLGILGGISILGTTGVVIPFSCSAWIHSIWRGIDVARATGCTHVLGATGNTSEKAGQAVYDLPETALIDMGDFIGGMLKYLRSHPVERVTIAGGVAKMTKLAQGMLDVHSKKGLADLEALAVLAAEAGGDDNLAVAIRQANMVAHAFQLAESVGIDLGAVVAEKAWVTAAAALKTPAIALDILVFDRQGALKGRTTSTPSHQPAPSSFGDRNRRT, from the coding sequence ATGGAAACGGATGGAAAGACCCTTCGCCGCGGCTGGACCACGGGCACCTGCGCGGCAGCCGCCACGAAGGCGGCTTGCGCCGCCCTTCTGACCGGCGAGTTTCCTTACCCTGTCGACGTGGAACTTCCAAGCGGCGCGAGGCCGGCATTTTCCCTCGCCACCGAGGAAAAAGGTGAGAACTTCGCGCGCGCCGGCGTTGTCAAGGATGCCGGCGACGATCCAGATGTCACCCATGGCGCGCTGATCGAAAGCACGGTCAGACGGGGCGAACCGGGAAGCGGCATCACTTTCAGGGCCGGCAAGGGCGTCGGCATCATCACGAGGCCGGGCCTGCCCCTGCCACCGGGAGAACCCGCGATAAACCCCGTTCCGCGTAGGATGATCGAGACCGCCATTCGCGAAGTGGCCGGCGAGAATGCCGATTTCGAGGTCGAGATTTCCGTCCGCGACGGCGAGAAACTGGCAGAAAAAACCCTGAATGGCAGGCTTGGAATCCTCGGCGGCATTTCTATTCTCGGCACCACCGGCGTTGTCATTCCCTTTTCCTGCTCGGCCTGGATTCACTCCATCTGGCGCGGCATCGACGTGGCGCGGGCGACCGGCTGCACCCATGTTCTGGGCGCCACCGGCAATACATCCGAAAAGGCCGGCCAAGCCGTTTACGACCTGCCGGAAACCGCGCTGATCGACATGGGCGATTTCATCGGCGGCATGCTGAAATATCTGCGCAGCCACCCGGTCGAGCGGGTAACGATCGCCGGTGGCGTTGCCAAGATGACCAAGCTCGCCCAGGGCATGCTCGACGTACACTCCAAAAAGGGCCTTGCCGACCTTGAAGCATTGGCGGTATTGGCCGCCGAGGCGGGAGGGGATGACAATCTCGCCGTTGCCATCCGTCAGGCGAACATGGTCGCGCACGCCTTTCAGCTTGCCGAAAGCGTAGGAATAGACCTCGGCGCGGTCGTTGCGGAAAAAGCCTGGGTGACCGCCGCCGCGGCACTGAAGACGCCGGCGATCGCGCTCGATATTCTGGTGTTTGACCGTCAGGGTGCACTCAAGGGGCGCACCACCTCCACGCCGTCGCATCAGCCCGCACCATCCTCCTTCGGGGACCGGAACCGGCGTACATAG
- the cobM gene encoding precorrin-4 C(11)-methyltransferase, giving the protein MTVHFIGAGPGAADLITVRGRDLIAACPVCLYAGSLVPKALIDYCPPGARIVDTAALSLDEIEAEFVAAAKAGKDVARLHSGDLSIWSAMGEQIRRLERLGLDYTVTPGVPSFAAAAATLQRELTVPEMAQSLVLTRISGRASKMPEGETLKAFGATGATLAIHLAIHAIGKVVEELTPLYGSDCPVAIVVRASWPDERIIRGTLFDIEGKLVAEPVERTALIFVGHGLASTDFRESALYSADYVRRFRSPKEDGAG; this is encoded by the coding sequence ATGACGGTTCATTTCATCGGCGCCGGTCCGGGCGCCGCCGATCTCATCACGGTGCGCGGGCGCGATCTTATCGCGGCCTGCCCAGTCTGCCTTTACGCCGGTTCGCTGGTTCCGAAGGCCTTGATCGATTATTGCCCGCCGGGTGCACGCATTGTCGATACGGCAGCACTTTCGCTTGACGAGATCGAGGCGGAGTTCGTGGCGGCCGCCAAGGCCGGTAAGGATGTCGCGCGGTTGCATTCCGGCGATCTTTCGATCTGGAGCGCCATGGGCGAGCAGATCCGCCGCCTGGAGCGCCTGGGTCTCGATTATACCGTCACCCCCGGTGTGCCCTCCTTCGCTGCCGCTGCTGCCACCCTGCAGCGGGAGCTGACGGTGCCGGAAATGGCGCAGAGCCTAGTGCTGACCCGTATTTCCGGCCGCGCTTCAAAAATGCCTGAGGGTGAGACGCTGAAGGCTTTTGGCGCGACAGGTGCGACACTCGCCATTCATCTCGCCATCCATGCCATCGGCAAGGTGGTGGAGGAACTGACACCGCTTTATGGCTCCGATTGCCCGGTCGCCATTGTCGTGCGTGCCTCCTGGCCGGATGAACGGATCATTCGTGGCACGCTTTTTGATATCGAGGGCAAGCTTGTGGCCGAGCCGGTGGAACGTACGGCGCTGATCTTCGTCGGGCATGGTCTGGCCTCAACGGATTTCCGCGAAAGTGCGCTTTATAGCGCCGACTATGTACGCCGGTTCCGGTCCCCGAAGGAGGATGGTGCGGGCTGA
- the cobA gene encoding uroporphyrinogen-III C-methyltransferase produces the protein MSIPQILNSIAAKGPVFEAGHVWLAGAGPGDVRYLTLEVALALSQADIIVRDALVSDDVVALGPQAEVVFAGKRGGKPSATQDDITASLIDFALQGKKVLRLKGGDPFIFGRGGEEAEALVHAGIPFRILPGMTSSFTALASARIPATMRGISRAVTLATGHAAGTEEDLDWLALAKTQEPIVVYMGLKNIGTIAGLLMQGGRSGKTPVAVIMSATTAKERIFIGTLQSIADDAKRESFEAPALIIIGEIVSMRDRLGVSGS, from the coding sequence ATGTCGATACCGCAGATTTTGAACAGCATCGCCGCAAAAGGTCCGGTCTTTGAAGCCGGCCACGTCTGGCTCGCGGGCGCGGGGCCGGGCGATGTGCGGTATCTGACGCTCGAAGTGGCGCTCGCGCTGTCGCAGGCCGATATCATCGTGCGCGATGCGCTGGTGAGCGATGATGTCGTGGCGCTCGGTCCGCAGGCGGAAGTCGTCTTTGCCGGCAAGCGTGGCGGCAAGCCCTCCGCGACGCAGGATGACATTACCGCGTCGCTGATCGATTTTGCTCTGCAGGGCAAAAAGGTGCTGCGACTGAAGGGCGGCGATCCCTTTATTTTCGGGCGTGGCGGCGAAGAGGCGGAGGCGCTTGTCCATGCCGGCATTCCGTTTCGCATATTGCCGGGCATGACCTCGTCGTTTACCGCGCTCGCTTCGGCACGCATTCCTGCCACCATGCGCGGCATCAGCCGCGCCGTGACGCTCGCTACCGGCCACGCGGCGGGCACAGAAGAGGATCTCGACTGGCTGGCACTGGCGAAAACGCAGGAACCTATCGTCGTTTATATGGGGCTGAAGAATATCGGCACTATTGCCGGTCTTCTGATGCAGGGTGGACGTTCGGGAAAAACGCCGGTCGCCGTCATCATGTCGGCAACTACTGCGAAAGAACGGATTTTCATCGGTACATTGCAAAGCATAGCTGACGATGCAAAACGGGAGAGCTTCGAAGCGCCGGCTTTGATTATTATCGGCGAGATTGTTTCGATGCGGGATCGTCTTGGAGTGTCGGGCTCATGA
- a CDS encoding HpcH/HpaI aldolase/citrate lyase family protein, protein MVNFSENISVRPRRSLLSVPAINIRALEKIRELDCDGVILDLEDSVAPDMKGKARENLEKLFSGPPFDGRETIIRINPLSTPDGKADLQLVLSCRPDAVLLPKVEQPSDIHDVADFLAEADAPEHLKIWAMIETPLGVLNAASIADAAHTPNARLAAFVIGLNDLRKETHVPRLPGRTYLVPWMMQVILAARAYGLDVIDSVSNDFRDIEAFEAECEQGRAMGFDGKMLIHPAQIEAANRHFGPDEATLAEARAIIAAFAKPESVELNIINMNGQMIERLHVGQAERLVAMADIIAQRKAKKT, encoded by the coding sequence ATCGTCAATTTTTCCGAAAATATTTCTGTGAGACCACGTCGTTCCCTGCTGTCAGTTCCGGCCATCAATATCCGGGCACTCGAAAAAATCCGGGAGCTCGATTGTGATGGCGTGATCCTCGATCTAGAGGATTCGGTTGCGCCCGATATGAAGGGCAAGGCGCGGGAAAATCTGGAAAAGCTGTTCTCAGGCCCGCCTTTCGACGGACGCGAAACCATTATCCGCATCAATCCGCTTTCGACACCTGATGGAAAGGCGGATCTGCAGCTTGTGCTTTCCTGCCGGCCAGATGCGGTTTTATTGCCGAAGGTGGAACAGCCCTCCGATATTCATGACGTGGCCGATTTTCTCGCCGAGGCGGATGCGCCCGAGCATCTGAAAATCTGGGCGATGATCGAGACACCGCTTGGTGTCCTGAATGCTGCCTCGATTGCCGACGCTGCCCATACGCCGAATGCCCGGCTTGCCGCTTTCGTCATCGGGCTCAACGATCTGCGCAAGGAAACGCATGTCCCACGCCTTCCTGGCCGCACCTATCTCGTGCCGTGGATGATGCAGGTGATTCTTGCCGCGCGGGCCTACGGGCTCGATGTCATTGACAGCGTCTCGAATGATTTTCGCGACATCGAGGCTTTCGAAGCCGAATGCGAACAGGGGCGCGCCATGGGCTTCGATGGCAAGATGCTGATCCATCCGGCCCAGATCGAAGCGGCCAACCGGCACTTCGGTCCGGATGAGGCGACGCTTGCGGAAGCACGCGCGATTATTGCCGCTTTCGCAAAACCGGAATCTGTGGAACTGAACATCATCAACATGAACGGTCAGATGATCGAACGGCTGCATGTGGGGCAAGCCGAAAGGCTGGTCGCCATGGCCGATATCATCGCACAAAGAAAGGCAAAAAAGACGTGA
- the leuB gene encoding 3-isopropylmalate dehydrogenase → MTVRSLFLLPGDGIGPEAMTEVRKLIEYMNSAHNAGFTVSEGLVGGSAYDAHGVAISDADMEKALAADAILFGAVGGPKWDGVPYEHRPEAGLLRLRKDLELFANLRPAICYPALAAASSLKPELVEGLDILIVRELTGGVYFGEPKQIIDLGNGQKRGIDTQIYDTFEIERIASVAFELARSRDNRVCSMEKRNVMKSGVLWNQVVTETHAAKYKDVQLEHMLADAGGMQLVRKPKQFDVIVTDNLFGDMLSDVAAMLTGSLGMLPSASLGAPDAKTGKRKAMYEPVHGSAPDIAGKSIANPIAMIASFAMCLRYSFNMVDEATKLEAAIANVLDKGIRTADIMADGCRQVGTSDMGDAVLAEFKALSA, encoded by the coding sequence ATGACAGTCCGTTCGCTTTTCCTGCTGCCCGGTGATGGTATCGGCCCTGAAGCCATGACTGAGGTCCGCAAGCTGATCGAATATATGAACAGCGCGCACAATGCCGGCTTTACCGTTTCTGAGGGCCTCGTCGGCGGTTCCGCTTACGACGCGCATGGCGTCGCGATTTCCGATGCGGACATGGAAAAGGCGCTTGCCGCCGATGCAATCCTGTTCGGTGCCGTTGGCGGCCCGAAATGGGATGGCGTGCCGTATGAGCATCGCCCGGAAGCCGGACTCCTGCGCCTGCGCAAGGATCTCGAACTTTTCGCCAATCTGCGCCCGGCCATCTGCTATCCGGCGCTCGCTGCCGCCTCATCGCTAAAGCCGGAACTGGTCGAGGGTCTCGATATCCTCATCGTTCGCGAACTGACCGGCGGCGTTTATTTCGGTGAACCGAAGCAGATCATCGATCTGGGCAACGGCCAGAAGCGCGGTATCGACACGCAGATCTACGACACCTTCGAGATCGAGCGCATCGCCAGCGTCGCTTTCGAACTGGCCCGCAGCCGCGACAACCGCGTTTGCTCGATGGAAAAGCGCAACGTGATGAAATCGGGCGTTTTGTGGAACCAGGTCGTCACCGAAACCCACGCGGCCAAATACAAGGACGTGCAGCTAGAACATATGCTAGCCGATGCCGGCGGCATGCAGCTGGTGCGCAAGCCCAAGCAGTTCGACGTGATCGTCACCGACAACCTCTTCGGCGACATGCTGTCCGACGTGGCCGCCATGCTGACTGGCTCGCTCGGCATGCTGCCATCGGCCTCGCTCGGCGCACCTGATGCCAAGACCGGCAAGCGCAAGGCCATGTATGAGCCGGTGCACGGTTCTGCCCCTGACATCGCTGGCAAGAGCATTGCCAACCCGATCGCCATGATCGCGTCCTTCGCCATGTGCCTGCGCTACTCGTTCAACATGGTGGACGAAGCCACCAAGCTCGAGGCGGCGATCGCCAATGTATTGGACAAGGGCATCCGCACCGCCGACATCATGGCCGACGGTTGCCGTCAGGTCGGCACGTCTGACATGGGTGACGCGGTTCTCGCCGAATTCAAGGCGCTTTCGGCGTAA